Proteins found in one Zea mays cultivar B73 chromosome 1, Zm-B73-REFERENCE-NAM-5.0, whole genome shotgun sequence genomic segment:
- the LOC100282340 gene encoding disease resistance response protein 206 precursor encodes MARSKLSVELLLALLVVLAAGPAMRLVEAASAHLHFYMHDVTGGPSPTAVQVVSGPRGNFGNTMVIDDKLTEGTSESSTTVGRAQGYYMVASVANLELLVNMNVVLTSGPYAGSSLTVVGRDDVSVPVRELSVVGGTGQFRMARGYVLWKTVTPAILDLEILVNPS; translated from the coding sequence ATGGCTCGCTCCAAGCTCTCCGTAGAATTGTTGCTGGCATTGCTCGTGGTCCTCGCCGCCGGCCCGGCGATGCGACTGGTCGAGGCGGCTTCGGCGCACCTGCACTTTTACATGCACGACGTGACGGGCGGCCCGTCCCCAACGGCGGTGCAAGTGGTTAGCGGGCCGCGGGGCAACTTCGGCAACACCATGGTGATCGACGACAAGCTAACCGAGGGGACGTCAGAGTCGTCCACGACGGTGGGACGCGCGCAGGGTTACTACATGGTGGCGTCGGTGGCGAACCTCGAGCTCCTCGTCAACATGAATGTCGTTCTTACTTCGGGCCCATACGCCGGCAGCTCGCTCACGGTGGTGGGCCGTGACGACGTCAGCGTCCCGGTGAGGGAGCTCTCAGTGGTCGGCGGCACGGGGCAGTTCAGGATGGCGCGCGGCTATGTGCTGTGGAAGACCGTCACCCCCGCGATTCTCGACCTGGAGATCTTGGTCAACCCTTCTTGA